In Haladaptatus cibarius D43, the sequence TGTCCTCCCCTTCGACATTCGGCTCCCGAAATCGACCCGCTCCGAACTCGACGTTTTCGAGTGCGTTTACCTCGGCCTTCTTCCGGCCTTCGTCCATCATCCCCTCGCTGATGTCGCGGGCGACGACTCGCTTCGCGTCGGGTGCCAGCGCGAGTGCGATGGCACCGGTTCCGGTTCCCAAATCGAGGACGGTGTCTTCTCCGCTCGGGTTGGCGTGTTCGACCACGAGGCTAACGCAGGCGCGGTACTCGTCGCTGTCCTGTGAGTCGTCGTAGTCGCCAGCGATTTTTGAAAAGCGGTTTGCGTGTTCTTCAATCGTCTTCTTCATACCGCCCACGTTTCACGCCGGGGGCTATGAAATCGTCGGAGCGAATCGTTCGGTTTCGCTCGGCCAGTTTCTTCCACTCCCGAAGCCCCGTCTCGACCTGCTCGGCGGAAAATCCAATCGTCTCGCCGACGGCCACCAGTTCGCGGGGGGCGCGCAGTTGCAGATGGGAGTGTGCGTCCGCGCTGACGACGAACGGCGTGTCGTATTTCGTGACGATTTCGCGTAGTTTCCGTAGGTCTTTGATGGCCTGCACCCGCCTTCCGCCGTCGGCGCGGAGGACGCGCGAGAAGTTGAACTCGACCCTGACGCCGTGTTCTTTCGCGGCTTTTGCCAGCACGTGATTGAAATCGCCGCGATTCTCCATGGGATGGGCGAGCACGTCGATTCGCTCTTCCTCAACGGCGAAGCGGTTGAGTTTCGACGTGCCGCCGTGAAACAGGAGAATCGTCGATTTCGGTCGGAAGTTTCCGACGTGCCCGCTGGCCTGTGAGGGGTTGTCCGCGCGGATTTCGAGGCCGTCAACTACGTCCACGTCGTATTCGTCGCTTACCTTCTCGGCGTCGAACTCCCCCCGCGAATCGCCGTGGTTCCGGACGACGATACCGTCGAATCCGTACTCTGCGGCCGTGGCCGCAAAGCGCGCGACGGTGCTGTCCCCGTCCGGAACGGCGTGGACGCTTTCGTACATCGTTCGACTGTCGGACAGCGTGAGACTTGGTGCTTGCGACTCTCCGCGATTATTTTTTCTCTGCCTGCTCGCTCGATTCGGAAGGGATTTGCCTTTCGGACCGAACAGGACACGTAAGCCCAAGGGGTTTTGCCGCTTCGAAACTAAGGGCCGAAAAGGTTCAGTAACAGAATGGACAGCCACCCACCGACTCCCGCGAGTTCCGACCAGTCAACCCGCGCCGACCTCGATTGGTGTCACGAGGCGGTGCAAGGGGTTTCCCGCACGTTCGCCATCACAATCGACTTACTCGAAGAGCCGATGGCGGATGCCATCTGCGTCGGTTATCTACTCTGTCGCGTCGCGGATACGATTGAGGACGCAGGACACATCCCACCGGACGAACAGACGCGTCTCCTCCAGCAGTACAACGACGTACTCGACCCCGACGAACCGACAACGGTAGACGAGTTTCACGCCAGCGCGGAGCAGTGGATTCCGGACGACGGGGGCGACGACTGGGCTGTCGTCGAACACGCCCCCCGAGTGGTGGATACGTTCGCAACCTGCCCGGAATCAGTCCGGCAAGCAGTCAGACCGCCGGTTCGGGAACTCGTCGGCGGGATGGCGATGTTCGTGGAGCGCTACGACGACACCGGTGGCCTCCGCATCCGCACGCTTCCGGAACTCGAAGAGTACTGTTACTACGTCGCGGGAACGGTCGGCGAACTCATCACGAACCTCGTCTGTCGCGGCGCGGACGACGACCAAGCCGACCGACTGCGGGAAAATTCGGAGTCGTTCGCCCTCCTCCTCCAACTGGTGAACGTCTCGAAGGACGTGTACGTGGATTACCACGACGAGAACAACGTCTACCTCCCGGCGACGTGGCTGGACGACGAGGGCGTCCCGCAGGACGCCCTCTGCGACCCGGAACATCACGACGACGTCGCGGGTGTCGTCGCCCGCACCGCGGAGCACGCAGATGGCTTCGCCGACGACGCCCAAACCTACTTGGAGAGCATGCCACAGACGCAGGGCAATCGCCTCGTCGCGTGGACGATTCCGTACCTCCTCGCGGTCGGTACCCTCCGCGAGGTGAAAAAACGTCCCGAAGACGCCCTTCGGCGCGCCGGAATCAAGGTGTCGCGGGAGGAAGTGCACGCGCTCATCGGTTCGCTCTCGGGCGGCGTTGACCGCGACATGCTCGGCGAACTGCGCCGGACGATTGCGGAGCGGCCCTTCCATCGGGCCTAACTGAACTGGTTTTACGTCGAAGGACTGGACACCGTCGCGTTCGCCCACGTTCGTTCCGGCTGAGCATTCGGTGTAAAACGGTCACACTCCGACCTGAGTGGACTCGTAACCGAAGCGGAACAGCCGGAGTAGTTCCCGTTTTCCAGCCAGAGAACACGATATCCGTGTGCATCAGGCAGGATTCCCTCCGGTGACCCTCCCGAAAGTTCGAGCGTTAGCCGGTACCGGACGGCCGTCTGGCAGGCGTCGTCCGACGACCCGTCGGACTCCGAATCGAGGTGAACCCGGAACGTGCTCATGTCGGCCCCGGGGGGAGACGTTCGCTCCGTCCAAATCGAGATGTTGGCGTCGGCGCTGTTCGTCCGTATTGTCGTCGTTTTAGACATTTTGCCGCCACCCGTCGAGGAACTCGCATACTTGCGCATCTCGTCAACACAACCGGAGTCCAATCGCTCGAACTCCGTGACCGTCATCTCCGTCGGGCCGGTGTGGTCTGAAAACAGCGGGAGCGCGTTGACCCCGTTCGGACTGCCCCCGACGA encodes:
- a CDS encoding phytoene/squalene synthase family protein codes for the protein MDSHPPTPASSDQSTRADLDWCHEAVQGVSRTFAITIDLLEEPMADAICVGYLLCRVADTIEDAGHIPPDEQTRLLQQYNDVLDPDEPTTVDEFHASAEQWIPDDGGDDWAVVEHAPRVVDTFATCPESVRQAVRPPVRELVGGMAMFVERYDDTGGLRIRTLPELEEYCYYVAGTVGELITNLVCRGADDDQADRLRENSESFALLLQLVNVSKDVYVDYHDENNVYLPATWLDDEGVPQDALCDPEHHDDVAGVVARTAEHADGFADDAQTYLESMPQTQGNRLVAWTIPYLLAVGTLREVKKRPEDALRRAGIKVSREEVHALIGSLSGGVDRDMLGELRRTIAERPFHRA
- a CDS encoding class I SAM-dependent methyltransferase, yielding MKKTIEEHANRFSKIAGDYDDSQDSDEYRACVSLVVEHANPSGEDTVLDLGTGTGAIALALAPDAKRVVARDISEGMMDEGRKKAEVNALENVEFGAGRFREPNVEGEDIDVVVSNFAMHHLSEEEKREAIEVIAGLAPEKFVLGDVMFFGTPDPEEPFYSPEVDDPSTVGHLADVLTDNGFSLTAVERVHEQVGVLVAERYGE
- a CDS encoding RNase P subunit p30 family protein, translating into MYESVHAVPDGDSTVARFAATAAEYGFDGIVVRNHGDSRGEFDAEKVSDEYDVDVVDGLEIRADNPSQASGHVGNFRPKSTILLFHGGTSKLNRFAVEEERIDVLAHPMENRGDFNHVLAKAAKEHGVRVEFNFSRVLRADGGRRVQAIKDLRKLREIVTKYDTPFVVSADAHSHLQLRAPRELVAVGETIGFSAEQVETGLREWKKLAERNRTIRSDDFIAPGVKRGRYEEDD